A genomic segment from Lineus longissimus chromosome 15, tnLinLong1.2, whole genome shotgun sequence encodes:
- the LOC135500010 gene encoding uncharacterized protein LOC135500010 has translation MSQFDLLRSEIIENLQCPICYESFTQPKVAGACQHTFCQECLRSNVERQVREGDNFSCPLCHKGCTMPPGGISGLPDNFLIANISNVLSRTLRRRSLSRTSSEVTAEHQCTSCKSAGVSTATAAEFVCETCENTRLCVKCKATHGTNEITSGHKIVPISVKKNFGVCEKHPGQGLELFCLECDKVLCELCKPGHAGENIAELAEVIKDLKTELTEQISETKSTILNVVAEEHKMVDIRNVIYEEMGGLVQEVEGHADLFKTAVERQKQKLISRIKTACDVTDVCVVISDLEGSRQEMENATERGEVQMKTNVTTLEDIKKIRNLKDEMKELQSNLKSIDYDQYKERLAKMSSFEPCAAEVNIGTLRQPDLVVAERKPQVMQKVEAEEARFTTKSFRKLLSLHFPVNLQCHDVRSVTYLPYERFAVLAAVPGEIEPADRNPLLSPWVEQVDTIFISQAGPDGVCHVCRMISNGVRPAEDMAVTTRGELVVVRREKPYIKLFDPENGNSRSIKIKDDLDGPWSIAVDSRGRFLVLDGWPECHVLVIAESGELLQMLNVEGEHWRIASYGMVLYSCGEWEISAYRVQGDTVEKSMSFEHGVEGVFTVTDICTLKDHVYVAGRAGEGEVGVFEVIEAERDGVKAWEMKGLALVDGKGAELGLKADGWRVSIDVRDNKLLLGYNDHLGHVALVTLVLVE, from the exons ATGTCGCAGTTTGACCTGTTACGGAGTGAGATCATTGAGAACCTTCAGTGCCCAATTTGCTATGAGAGCTTCACTCAACCGAAGGTGGCCGGGGCATGTCAGCATACCTTCTGCCAGGAATGTCTCAGGAGCAATGTAGAAAGACAG GTTCGAGAAGGCGACAACTTCTCTTGTCCTCTCTGCCATAAGGGCTGCACCATGCCGCCAGGGGGGATTTCGGGTTTACCTGATAACTTCTTGATCGCTAACATCTCAAATGTACTCTCCCGGACACTGCGGAGACGGTCACTGTCAAGAACCAGCAGTGAAGTGACGGCAGAGCACCAGTGCACGTCGTGTAAAAGCGCGGGAGTTTCCACAGCTACAGCAGCAGAGTTCGTCTGCGAAACCTGTGAGAATACACGTCTGTGTGTCAAATGTAAAGCCACACATGGAACGAATGAGATAACCTCTGGACATAAGATTGTCCCGATCTCGGTTAAAAAGAACTTTGGTGTCTGCGAAAAGCATCCAGGCCAGGGACTGGAGTTATTTTGCTTGGAGTGTGACAAAGTCTTGTGTGAGTTGTGCAAACCAGGTCACGCGGGGGAGAACATCGCGGAGTTAGCAGAGGTCATCAAAGATTTAAAAACCGAACTAACAGAACAgatttcagaaacaaaatccACCATCTTGAATGTTGTTGCCGAAGAGCACAAAATGGTTGACATTAGGAATGTTATTTATGAGGAAATGGGTGGTTTGGTGCAGGAAGTCGAAGGTCATGCAGACTTGTTTAAAACAGCAGTCGAAAGACAAAAACAGAAGCTTATTTCACGCATCAAAACAGCTTGTGATGTCACGGATGTGTGTGTCGTCATTTCCGATTTAGAAGGCAGCAGACAGGAGATGGAAAATGCGACGGAACGTGGGGAGGTTCAGATGAAGACCAATGTTACTACCCTGGAGGACATTAAGAAGATCAGAAACTTGAAAGATGAGATGAAGGAGTTACAGTCGAATCTGAAGAGTATTGACTACGACCAATACAAGGAACGACTGGCGAAAATGTCTTCATTTGAACCTTGCGCTGCTGAAGTAAACATTGGTACTCTCCGGCAGCCAGACCTGGTCGTGGCGGAGCGGAAACCCCAAGTCATGCAGAAGGTCGAAGCAGAAGAAGCTAGGTTCACCACGAAGTCGTTCCGAAAACTTCTCAGTCTACACTTCCCTGTCAATCTTCAGTGTCATGACGTCAGGAGTGTGACGTATCTCCCTTATGAACGGTTCGCGGTGCTTGCAGCAGTACCTGGCGAGATTGAGCCTGCAGACAGAAATCCTCTCCTCTCCCCATGGGTGGAACAGGTGGACACCATCTTCATATCGCAAGCAGGTCCGGATGGAGTTTGCCATGTCTGCCGAATGATCAGCAATGGTGTCCGCCCAGCAGAGGACATGGCTGTCACCACTAGAGGCGAACTGGTTGTAGTGCGCAGAGAGAAGCCTTACATCAAGCTCTTCGATCCAGAGAATGGGAACAGTCGATCCATCAAAATAAAAGACGACCTAGATGGTCCGTGGTCCATTGCTGTCGACAGCAGAGGAAGATTCCTTGTACTAGATGGCTGGCCTGAGTGCCATGTCTTGGTCATAGCAGAGTCGGGAGAGCTCCTGCAGATGCTGAATGTCGAGGGGGAGCATTGGAGGATTGCCAGCTACGGCATGGTGCTGTACTCGTGTGGAGAGTGGGAGATCTCTGCCTATAGGGTCCAAGGCGATACAGTGGAGAAGAGTATGTCATTTGAGCACGGCGTGGAGGGCGTGTTTACTGTGACTGACATCTGCACCCTCAAGGATCACGTGTATGTGGCAGGCCGGGCTGGTGAGGGCGAGGTCGGGGTGTTTGAAGTGATAGAGGCGGAGCGTGACGGAGTCAAGGCCTGGGAGATGAAGGGTCTTGCTCTTGTCGATGGAAAGGGCGCAGAGTTGGGCTTGAAGGCGGATGGCTGGAGGGTAAGCATTGATGTTAGAGACAATAAGCTCTTGTTGGGTTATAATGATCACCTTGGGCATGTTGCCTTGGTCACGCTTGTGCTTGTAGAGTAA
- the LOC135500006 gene encoding slit homolog 3 protein-like, protein MTLFLKSRMAAFYRLFLMSVVGVIVPHATAVSPQPPCTFIGNAAHCQDVTDTNFAAIIGLIPEQAVSVTLEGSFRTVAKGTFKNAIFAASLRHLELASAALRVIEEDGLMGLVNLTTLKASDNNIANLTMDLCTALPQLTTLVLEKTKIADVNPITFTACPGLRELNLANNLLQKLGNGTFKNQDQLKSLDLSGNNLAEVSLDTFQGLRHLESLNLSDNPRLGINLHPGTLASIPNVTSLSIGHITDTGNLNNGLLANLENIIKLDISENNISSFDSINMTSFKDSLRELVYDNNSFGASGHVNQATFQDFNLTLLSLKHCRIETIVPFSFVKLSNLVTLDLSGNYLRYLTPQTFAGLIRLQSLTVVRCNLLALHTDTFDSLLKLEELHLEDNSLTTLTPEDFRNMTGPLSRGVHVDRNPWLCDCRFADFKRFLESTSFPVNVTCSEPASLSNKDLMSVHYSEFENCSAPTIKDCCSEELALNSGDTAVFQCQVSGIPTPGVKFGMVSGDLPRNRTFLSHIGSKYTLSIVNVQYGDSGDIFCLASDFLSKENRTKTYHLSVKTCDVPKHCTCDTLTDGKRSIDCRMVTFDTFEQVIVQLPVATEKLVFSGDVRTLKDNFLHSLPNVESLNMGDCNITIIESNAFSNTGNLRTLTLPGNYIEVIPDNLCAADALANLTYLTLDSNQLTSVSAEQLNTCQGLFSLDLSGNSIKNFTKVILLKLKELNLGNNKLQDVTADIFDNLPELVNLDLGRNYGLFGREDVMPFTNLRNLQYLTLSKVTADGKFPEWVFHGLQSVMQLALSGNGISCMQCINWGPVSISLRSLDLSRNSFVELLANDFTVFGNLETVDLGSCSIGSIAPGSFWGLRSLGSLTLENNPLRILKDKTFFGLTGLLTLNLRNCGITGIETEVFTDVPNLKRLNLHSNALKTIQTEAFSRLTLTTIDFDIFRNPFVCDCAMYDVKQWILDTQASMDIICTSPEALKEKNIRQIPDEQFVEGCLAPSISKCCTWKYEVPLGTNLTLKCRAEGTPKPNITYVVDYGNPLPENQTFYSEDKKEVNIHSIRSENAGTFRCVAKNKMGSSFNKYTIEVSRDYTPPTDDHLAGHTATYVGVGVAVTVIIIVVIMLVFYIRLRQKRHQHQAILLNNMN, encoded by the coding sequence ATGACATTGTTTCTAAAAAGCAGAATGGCGGCATTTTACCGCTTGTTCCTGATGTCCGTGGTGGGCGTCATAGTTCCGCACGCGACTGCCGTTTCTCCGCAACCTCCATGCACGTTTATAGGGAACGCCGCGCATTGCCAAGATGTCACCGACACGAACTTCGCTGCCATCATTGGACTGATCCCAGAGCAGGCAGTGTCTGTAACGCTTGAAGGGTCATTCCGAACCGTTGCCAAAGGTACGTTCAAAAACGCCATTTTCGCTGCGTCACTCCGACATCTCGAACTAGCCAGTGCAGCGCTGAGGGTGATTGAAGAAGATGGCTTGATGGGACTGGTCAACCTCACCACCCTAAAAGCTTCTGATAACAACATTGCTAATCTAACAATGGATCTATGTACTGCACTTCCACAACTGACAACTTTGGTCCTTGAGAAAACAAAAATAGCCGACGTTAACCCGATTACGTTTACGGCGTGTCCTGGTCTCCGTGAGTTAAACTTGGCAAACAATCTTCTGCAGAAATTGGGGAATGGAACTTTTAAAAACCAAGACCAACTTAAATCGCTCGACTTGTCCGGAAATAACTTGGCAGAAGTTTCTTTGGACACGTTCCAAGGACTGCGTCATCTTGAGAGCCTCAACCTCTCAGACAACCCTCGCCTCGGAATCAATCTACACCCGGGGACTTTGGCGTCGATTCCAAACGTAACTTCACTTTCGATTGGTCATATCACGGACACAGGCAATTTGAACAACGGGCTTTTGGCAAATTTAGAGAACATCATCAAGTTAGATATAAGTGAAAATAACATTTCCAGTTTTGACTCTATCAACATGACGTCATTCAAGGATTCGTTGAGGGAACTAGTCTACGACAACAATAGTTTTGGTGCTTCGGGTCATGTAAACCAAGCAACTTTCCAAGACTTTAACCTAACATTACTCTCATTAAAACATTGTAGAATCGAAACAATAGTCCCTTTCAGCTTTGTAAAACTTTCGAACCTCGTGACCCTTGACCTCAGCGGAAATTATCTCAGATATCTAACTCCGCAGACGTTCGCTGGGCTGATTCGTTTACAATCCTTGACCGTCGTCAGATGCAACCTCCTCGCACTACATACGGACACTTTCGATTCGTTGTTGAAACTAGAGGAGCTCCATCTGGAGGACAACAGCTTGACAACTTTGACTCCTGAAGACTTCAGAAATATGACTGGGCCTTTGTCACGTGGAGTTCACGTGGATCGTAATCCATGGCTCTGTGATTGTCGTTTCGCAGATTTCAAACGTTTCCTCGAGAGCACCTCGTTCCCCGTCAACGTCACTTGTTCTGAACCAGCCTCACTTTCAAACAAGGATTTGATGAGTGTTCATTATTCCGAGTTCGAGAACTGCTCTGCTCCCACGATTAAAGACTGCTGCAGCGAAGAGTTAGCACTAAACAGTGGCGATACGGCTGTGTTTCAATGCCAAGTGTCGGGCATACCAACACCGGGAGTGAAGTTCGGGATGGTGTCCGGGGATCTGCCAAGGAATCGGACATTCCTTTCTCACATCGGTAGCAAATACACGCTTTCCATTGTCAATGTGCAAtatggcgacagtggcgacatcTTTTGTCTCGCCTCAGATTTCCTCAGCAAAGAAAACCGAACCAAAACCTACCATTTATCGGTGAAAACGTGCGATGTCCCCAAGCATTGCACATGCGACACCTTGACCGATGGAAAACGCAGCATTGATTGTAGAATGGTTACGTTTGATACATTTGAGCAGGTTATTGTGCAACTTCCGGTCGCTACGGAGAAACTGGTTTTCAGCGGTGACGTCAGAACGTTGAAAGACAATTTCCTTCACTCTTTACCGAACGTTGAATCCTTGAACATGGGCGACTGCAACATCACCATAATAGAATCGAACGCCTTTTCCAACACTGGTAACCTCAGAACGCTCACACTACCTGGAAACTATATTGAGGTGATCCCTGACAATCTCTGTGCCGCCGATGCGTTAGCTAATTTGACCTATTTGACTTTGGACTCAAACCAGTTGACTTCCGTATCCGCCGAACAACTTAATACGTGCCAGGGACTATTTTCGTTAGACTTGAGTGGAAATTCTATTAAGAATTTCACCAAGGTCATCCTACTGAAGTTAAAAGAGCTCAACCTTGGCAATAACAAACTACAAGATGTCACTGCTGATATATTCGATAACCTCCCGGAACTTGTCAATCTCGACCTAGGACGTAATTATGGTTTATTTGGGCGGGAAGACGTCATGCCGTTCACGAACCTCCGAAACCTCCAATATCTAACCTTGAGTAAAGTCACAGCGGACGGAAAATTCCCAGAGTGGGTATTCCATGGGCTGCAGAGTGTGATGCAGCTTGCGTTAAGTGGGAATGGAATCAGCTGCATGCAGTGTATCAACTGGGGTCCAGTCAGTATCAGTCTACGCAGTCTTGACCTCAGCAGGAACAGTTTCGTGGAACTCTTAGCAAACGATTTCACGGTCTTCGGTAACCTTGAAACAGTAGACCTTGGTAGTTGCAGCATCGGTAGCATTGCACCAGGCTCATTCTGGGGGCTAAGGTCCCTCGGAAGTCTCACCCTTGAGAATAATCCACTCCGGATCTTGAAGGATAAAACATTCTTTGGTCTCACAGGTTTACTGACTCTGAACTTGCGCAATTGTGGAATCACAGGCATAGAAACAGAGGTCTTTACTGATGTTCCAAATCTGAAGCGTCTAAACCTCCATAGCAACGCACTTAAAACCATCCAAACCGAGGCTTTTTCGCGTCTGACCTTGACAACAATAGACTTTGATATCTTCCGGAATCCGTTTGTTTGTGATTGCGCAATGTATGACGTCAAGCAATGGATTCTAGACACACAAGCGAGTATGGACATCATATGTACAAGCCCGGAAGCATTAAAGGAAAAGAACATCCGTCAAATACCAGACGAGCAGTTCGTTGAAGGATGCTTAGCGCCCTCTATAAGTAAATGCTGTACATGGAAATACGAAGTACCGTTAGGAACAAATCTAACGTTGAAATGCCGGGCGGAGGGAACCCCGAAACCTAACATCACCTACGTCGTAGATTATGGAAACCCCCTCCCAGAAAACCAGACATTCTACTCCGAAGACAAAAAGGAAGTGAACATTCACAGCATCCGGTCAGAGAATGCCGGGACTTTCCGCTGTGTTGCAAAGAATAAGATGGGCAGTAGTTTCAATAAGTACACAATAGAGGTCAGTCGTGATTACACACCGCCCACTGACGACCACTTGGCAGGACATACGGCCACCTATGTTGGGGTTGGCGTAGCCGTGACTGTTATTATAATTGTTGTCATCATGTTAGTGTTTTACATACGGTTGCGCCAGAAGCGTCATCAGCACCAGGCGATTCTCTTGAATAATATGAATTAA
- the LOC135500014 gene encoding uncharacterized protein LOC135500014 produces the protein MNSRGYRWFTLILITLTLVFEVEGGWKPYKKNLVKKFCYSVSGARRFIHPPSVRKCLIFCRKYGFRFCEFGKQDGFCYGKDTCTKMRESSSNRVLNVYIFTKGNIKFPNRPQKPNRPEIPSNPKETGPGNKPSNPTDSKGKPKQTRDPSRPLTVKMGILVASDLADAFYRLYGISSETNKEEILKAQVLTNYLTGLNMEYSHKSLGNLNVKVVFTLFSVISESTWRQWNDVYSFCKSSFQTALTDVDVVMYLVKNGGSSSKGVRLTSAGRSITSGICKLESRCGMVNEVASVDTAYRKLTAHELGHVIGLIDDGPGLKSKLRRSRTARKKATNGEYPYDDMRCDGKNVKSIMSGKADVWSVCSKDRFKTVFGSDLSSCLDTPAKSPILPKPSDLIGQHKTFTRKEMCEQLKGQDPTTASWSIHYKKPVTQTECKFSKGECYVQAPSRGGRFAPMKMFDDVPFMQGAKCSKGSCYFGKCLTGDQIIAKMKKMIS, from the exons ATGAACTCACGTGGATACCGCTGGTTCACATTAATAC TGATAACACTGACACTTGTATTCGAAG TTGAAGGAGGCTGGAAACCTTACAAGAAGAACCTAGTGAAGAAGTTTTGCTACAGCGTGTCTGGCGCGCGCAGATTCATCCACCCTCCTTCCGTTAGAAAGTGCTTGATCTTCTGCCGGAAGTATGGCTTCCGATTCTGTGAATTCGGCAAACAGGACGGGTTCTGCTACGGGAAGGACACATGTACTAAGATGAGAGAGTCGTCGTCAAATAGGGTGCTTaatgtttacattttcaccAAAG GCAACATCAAATTTCCAAATCGACCTCAAAAGCCGAATAGGCCGGAGATACCTAGCAATCCGAAGGAAACAGGTCCTGGGAATAAACCGAGCAACCCGACTGACTCTAAAGGCAAACCGAAGCAGACGAGAGACCCATCGCGCCCTCTAACGGTCAAGATGGGGATACTGGTGGCGAGTGATCTGGCGGATGCGTTTTACCGTCTGTACGGCATCTCGAGCGAGACGAACAAGGAAGAAATACTCAAGGCGCAGGTTCTCACCAACTACTTAACTGGG TTAAACATGGAATATTCGCACAAATCACTCGGAAACTTGAATGTCAAGGTTGTCTTCACTCTCTTCAGCGTCATTTCTGAGTCAACTTGG AGACAATGGAACGATGTCTACTCTTTCTGCAAGTCCTCCTTCCAGACGGCCTTAACGGATGTGGATGTCGTCATGTATCTTGTCAA GAACGGAGGCTCATCATCAAAGGGGGTGAGACTGACGTCTGCAGGCCGCTCCATCACAAGTGGGATATGCAAACTTGAGTCCAGGTGCGGCATGGTGAACGAGGTTGCCTCTGTTGATACAGCCTATAGGAAGCTGACCGCGCACGAGCTTGGTCACGT TATCGGTTTGATAGATGATGGCCCGGGCCTCAAGAGCAAACTGCGGAGGAGTCGTACAGCGAGGAAAAAGGCCACCAATGGAGAGTACCCGTATgatgacatgcgctgtgacggGAAGAATGTAAAGAGCATCATGTCCGGTAAAGCTGACGTGTGGTCGGTATGCAGTAAAGATCGATTCAAGACAGTTTTTGG CTCCGACTTAAGCAGCTGCCTCGACACTCCTGCCAAGTCTCCCATTCTGCCCAAGCCATCGGACCTGATTGGCCAGCACAAGACATTCACTCGGAAGGAGATGTGCGAACAGTTGAAAGGACAAGACCCGACCACAGCTTCGTGGAGCATTCATTACAAGAAACCCGTCACACAAACG gaatgtaagttttctaaagGTGAATGCTACGTCCAGGCGCCCTCTCGCGGCGGACGCTTTGCCCCCATGAAGATGTTCGATGACGTTCCATTTATGCAGGGAGCAAAGTGTTCAAAGGGG TCCTGTTACTTCGGGAAGTGTCTCACTGGCGACCAAATCATcgccaaaatgaagaaaatgatcagCTAA
- the LOC135499561 gene encoding mucin-17-like, with the protein MAGVPVAGGPTTQPEISMAAVPVAGGHITQPEISMAAVPVAGGPTTQPEISMTGVPVAGGPITQPEISMAGVPVAGGHTTQPEISMAGVPVAGGHTTQPEISMAAVPVAGGPITQPEISMAGVPVAGGHITQPEISMAGVPVAGGPTTQPEISMAAVPVAGGPITQPEISMAAVPVAGGPTTQPEISMAAVPVAGGHTTQPEISMAAVPVAGGHTTQPEISMAAVPVAGGHTTQPEISMAAVPVAGGPTTQPEISMAAVPVAGGPITQPEISMAAVPVAGGPTTQPEISMAAVPVAGGHTTQPEISMAAVPVAGGHTTQPEISMAAVPVAGGHTTQPEISMAAVPVAGGHTTQPEISMAAVPVAGGPITQPEISMAAVPVAGGHTTQPEISMAGVPVAGGPTTQPEISMAGVPVAGGPTTQPEISMAAVPVAGGPTTQPEISMAAVPVAGGHTTQPEISMAAVPVAGGHTTQPEISMAAVPVAGGHTTQPEISMAAVPVAGGPITQPEISMAGVPVAGGHTTQPEISMAGVPASTTQPEVIDIPVSGAGITQNVELINIIDLNLKNFTNLFKSSDGTFILVCSDNQSRMDGQSPTSISTPQPTPNQSQMDGQSPTSISTLQPTPNQSQMDGQSPTSISTLQPTPNQSQMDGQSPTSISTKHPKLNEMETKPRVSKARVKSSKMKQKKIPTTSDVTCKIASKDKPKTYVCQICYKSFLKSDHLESHLRIHTGVRPFECEHCYQAFNTKSSMVRHIKITHLFEKTFLCSHCDKKLSSSTHLKQHVMRNHSNDRPFNCEYVGNECDKKYCTKEELLQHIQAVHSVKRAYQCQFCQSKYAYSRNLKRHLRKDCALVPAEYDHAKCDRVVRECKQDKKTVSGESSTNAIEKEMKVEPLHGSDSNPKRYQCHICGKKLSKSDHLTIHLRIHTGEKPFKCNDCARCFNTKNSLVRHGRVHSGERPWSCEYCDFTFSTSGHKTVHMRRVHTHEKPYHCLSCPKKFSTRDCLTVHMRCHTGDMPYSCQWCEKEFARKPNMKRHEKSCVLRE; encoded by the coding sequence ATGGCCGGCGTCCCAGTAGCTGGAGGACCCACCACACagccagagatcagcatggcTGCTGTCCCAGTAGCTGGTGGACACATCACACagccagagatcagcatggcTGCTGTCCCAGTAGCTGGAGGACCCACCACACAGCCGGAGATCAGCATGACTGGCGTCCCAGTAGCCGGTGGACCCATCACACagccagagatcagcatggccggcgtcccagtagctggaggacacaccacacagccagagatcagcatggccggcgtcccagtagctggaggacacaccacacagccagagatcagcatggcTGCTGTCCCAGTAGCTGGAGGACCCATCACACagccagagatcagcatggcCGGCGTCCCAGTAGCTGGAGGACACATCACACagccagagatcagcatggccggcgtcccagtagctggaggacccaccacacagccagagatcagcatggcTGCTGTCCCAGTAGCTGGAGGACCCATCACACagccagagatcagcatggctgctgtcccagtagctggaggacccaccacacagccagagatcagcatggctgctgtcccagtagctggaggacacaccacacagccagagatcagcatggctgctgtcccagtagctggaggacacaccacacagccagagatcagcatggctgctgtcccagtagctggaggacacaccacacagccagagatcagcatggctgctgtcccagtagctggaggacccaccacacagccagagatcagcatggcTGCTGTCCCAGTAGCTGGAGGACCCATCACACagccagagatcagcatggctgctgtcccagtagctggaggacccaccacacagccagagatcagcatggctgctgtcccagtagctggaggacacaccacacagccagagatcagcatggctgctgtcccagtagctggaggacacaccacacagccagagatcagcatggctgctgtcccagtagctggaggacacaccacacagccagagatcagcatggctgctgtcccagtagctggaggacacaccacacagccagagatcagcatggcTGCTGTCCCAGTAGCTGGAGGACCCATCACACagccagagatcagcatggctgctgtcccagtagctggaggacacaccacacagccagagatcagcatggccggagtcccagtagctggaggacccaccacacagccagagatcagcatggccggcgtcccagtagctggaggacccaccacacagccagagatcagcatggctgctgtcccagtagctggaggacccaccacacagccagagatcagcatggctgctgtcccagtagctggaggacacaccacacagccagagatcagcatggctgctgtcccagtagctggaggacacaccacacagccagagatcagcatggctgctgtcccagtagctggaggacacaccacacagccagagatcagcatggcTGCTGTCCCAGTAGCTGGAGGACCCATCACACagccagagatcagcatggccggcgtcccagtagctggaggacacaccacacagccagagatcagcatggcCGGAGTCCCAGCTAGCACCACACAGCCAGAGGTCATAGACATTCCTGTTTCTGGAGCAGGGATCACTCAGAATGTTGAACTGATCAATATCATAGACTTGAATCTAAAAAATTTTACCAACCTATTTAAGAGCTCTGATGGAACCTTCATTCTGGTTTGTTCAGACAATCAGAGTCGGATGGATGGACAGTCACCAACCAGTATATCAACACCTCAACCAACACCCAATCAGAGTCAGATGGATGGACAGTCACCAACCAGTATATCAACACTTCAACCAACACCCAATCAGAGTCAGATGGATGGACAGTCACCAACCAGTATATCAACACTTCAACCAACACCCAATCAGAGTCAGATGGATGGACAGTCACCAACCAGTATATCAACCAAGCACCCAAAGCTGAATGAGATGGAAACAAAGCCAAGAGTTTCGAAAGCACGTGTAAAGAGCTctaaaatgaaacagaaaaagaTTCCTACCACTTCAGACGTTACATGTAAGATTGCTAGCAAAGACAAGCCGAAAACTTACGTATGTCAAATTTGTTAtaagagttttttaaaaagtgatCATCTCGAATCGCATTTGCGTATTCATACTGGTGTGAGACCATTTGAATGTGAACATTGTTATCAAGCATTCAACACTAAGAGTAGTATGGTGAGACACATCAAGATCACCCACTTGTTTGAGAAGACCTTTCTTTGTAGTCACTGTGACAAGAAGCTCTCATCCAGCACTCATTTGAAACAACATGTGATGAGGAATCACTCCAACGATCGACCTTTTAATTGTGAATATGTGGGTAATGAGTGCGACAAGAAGTATTGCACCAAAGAGGAACTACTGCAGCATATCCAAGCTGTACACAGTGTGAAGCGTGCTTATCAATGTCAGTTCTGTCAATCAAAGTATGCCTATAGTCGCAATTTAAAAAGGCACCTGCGGAAGGACTGTGCTCTGGTACCAGCTGAATATGATCATGCGAAATGTGATCGTGTGGTTAGAGAGTGTAAACAAGACAAAAAGACAGTATCAGGTGAATCATCAACTAATGCCATTGAAAAAGAGATGAAGGTGGAACCTCTACATGGTTCAGATAGCAACCCTAAACGTTACCagtgccatatttgtggcaagAAACTGTCTAAAAGTGATCACCTGACAATTCATCTTCGGATTCATACTGGCgagaaaccattcaaatgcAACGATTGTGCCCGCTGTTTCAATACCAAGAACAGTCTCGTCCGACATGGGCGCGTCCATTCAGGGGAACGCCCATGGAGCTGTGAATATTGTGATTTTACATTCTCTACAAGTGGACATAAGACTGTCCACATGAGACGTGTCCATACGCATGAAAAACCTTATCATTGTTTGTCCTGCCCAAAGAAGTTTTCAACCCGTGATTGTTTGACAGTTCATATGCGATGTCACACAGGCGATATGCCGTATTCATGTCAGTGGTGTGAGAAAGAGTTTGCCCGCAAACCAAACATGAAGAGACATGAGAAGAGTTGTGTCCTGCGGGAATGA
- the LOC135499801 gene encoding uncharacterized protein LOC135499801, giving the protein MKGLFAAILVLGLLYLKCGNAGTPEQERKCVQNCMKSGYDMIVCNNNICPSVIECCNIKGAEIGNGIVAGKMSNAECCNAVGSNGASVFETKHFNLDMFAKEVAKSSEEK; this is encoded by the exons atgaaaggACTGTTCGCGGCGATTCTGGTTTTGGGACTTCTTTATTTGAAAT GCGGCAATGCCGGCACACCAGAACAGGAGAGGAAATGTGTCCAGAACTGTATGAAGAGCGGCTATGATATGATCGTCTGCAACAACAACATCTGTCCTTCCGTGATTG AGTGCTGTAATATCAAAGGAGCCGAGATCGGGAACGGGATCGTCGCTGGGAAGATGAGTAACGCCGAGTGCTGTAATGCGGTCGGGTCGAACGGAGCGTCAGTCTTCGAGACTAAACACTTCAATCTTGACATGTTCGCTAAGGAAGTCGCCAAAAGCAGCGAGGAAAAGTAG